One segment of Panicum virgatum strain AP13 chromosome 1K, P.virgatum_v5, whole genome shotgun sequence DNA contains the following:
- the LOC120650642 gene encoding pentatricopeptide repeat-containing protein At5g38730-like isoform X1: MAAADLSRPLCAAVIKSSFRPHLPLLAAAPALLQRLSPLPSAALAFFRALPPPHPLDASLALLRLLAPHPRHHPAARALLRDLALRHPLSSPLMLPSLLADHHPHVPSWLLLLLSQSARPDDAVRVFDQMRARGLAPDAHACTALLTALARARMTATARRVFDEMARAGVAINTHVCNAMLHVCLKAGDAARAEALITRMDAAAVPLDRFSFNTIIALYCRKGMRYEAMCVRERMQNQGIRADTVTWNSLIHGLCKDGRVKEAARLLTEMIAAQVPPDNVTYTTLIDGYCRAGDIGEAVKLRGEMEARGMLPGVATYNAILRKLCEDGNINEVNQLLNEMDGRKVQADHVTCNTLINAYCKRGDMASACKVRRKMLESGLQLNQFTYKALIHGFCKAKELDKAKEALFEMVDAGFSPNYSVFSWLVDGFCKKNSAGAVLLIPDELMRRGHPPDKAVYRSLIRRLCRKGLVDQAQKVFDQMQGKGLVGDSLVYATLAYAYLTEGKPAAASNTLDDMAKNQLHITPQIYKCLCTSYSDEKETLNMLWVRAIERGLITKIVFKLLHQARLLEST; encoded by the exons atggccgccgccgacctctcccgaccgctctgcgccgccgtcatCAAATCCTCCTTCCGCCCCCACCtcccgctcctcgccgccgctcccgcactCCTTCAACGCCTCTCCCCGCTCCCTTCCGCCGCGCTCGCCTTCTTCcgcgccctgccgccgccgcacccgctcGACGCCTCCCTcgcgctcctccgcctcctcgcgccgcaCCCGCGCCACCACCCCGCTGCCCGCGCCCTCCTCCGCGACCTCGCCTTGCGCCACCCGCTATCCTCCCCGCTCATGCttccctccctcctcgccgACCACCACCCCCACGTCCCCagctggctcctcctcctcctctcccagtCCGCACGCCCCGACGACGCCGTCCGGGTGTTCGACCAGATGCGCGCCCGGGGCCTCGCCCCCGACGCCCACGCCTGCACCGCGCTCCTCACCGCGCTCGCCAGGGCCCGGATGACGGCCACCGCGCGCAGGGTGTTCGACGAAATGGCCAGGGCCGGCGTCGCCATCAACACCCACGTCTGCAACGCCATGCTGCACGTCTGCCTCAAGGCTGgggacgccgcgcgcgccgaggcGCTCATCACCAGGATGGACGCGGCTGCCGTGCCCTTGGACCGCTTCTCTTTCAACACCATCATCGCCCTCTACTGCAGGAAGGGGATGAGGTACGAGGCCATGTGCGTGCGGGAGCGCATGCAAAACCAAGGGATACGGGCGGACACCGTCACATGGAACTCCTTGATCCACGGGTTGTGCAAGGATGGCAGGGTGAAGGAGGCGGCTCGGCTGCTTACTGAGATGATTGCAGCGCAGGTTCCGCCAGACAATGTCACCTACACCACACTCATTGATGGGTACTGTCGGGCAGGCGATATCGGGGAGGCGGTCAAGCTGCGAGGGGAGATGGAGGCGAGGGGGATGCTCCCAGGGGTCGCCACTTACAATGCCATTCTCAGGAAGCTCTGTGAGGATGGCAACATCAACGAGGTCAATCAGTTGCTTAATGAGATGGATGGGAGGAAGGTGCAGGCTGATCATGTCACCTGCAACACGCTAATCAATGCTTACTGCAAGAGAGGGGATATGGCTTCAGCATGCAAGGTCAGGAGGAAGATGTTGGAGTCCGGGCTGCAGCTGAATCAGTTCACCTACAAGGCTCTCATCCATGGATTCTGCAAGGCCAAGGAGCTGGACAAAGCCAAGGAAGCCTTGTTTGAGATGGTCGATGCAG GTTTTTCACCCAACTATAGTGTATTCTCCTGGCTTGTCGATGGTTTCTGCAAGAAGAATAGCGCAGGCGCAGTACTGCTCATCCCTGATGAGCTTATGAGAAGAGGCCATCCACCAGATAAAGCAGTATATAGGTCGCTAATTCGAAGGCTTTGCAGAAAAGGCTTGGTTGACCAGGCACAAAAAGTATTTGATCAGATGCAAGGCAAAGGTTTAGTAGGTGACAGTCTAGTATATGCCACACTTGCCTATGCATATCTGACCGAAGGAAAGCCAGCTGCCGCTTCGAATACTTTGGATGACATGGCGAAGAATCAATTGCATATAACACCCCAGATTTACAAATGCCTGTGCACATCTTATTCTGATGAGAAGGAAACCCTTAATATGTTGTGGGTTCGCGCTATCGAAAGAGGCCTAATAACAAAGATTGTTTTCAAATTGCTGCACCAAGCAAGGCTGCTGGAATCAACGTAG
- the LOC120650648 gene encoding uncharacterized protein LOC120650648 — protein MGCFNSKPNDAVAIRRRPGNIGEVAVFIPGLRVPESLELSQPLSDGLPRRLAERLAALRSRIVVMAAHEALSVTRPRKRTFTQHGGSTSADLLQALEEYLPVLLGLVKEGSNLEDKIQFSWMNQEDDAEETALPSSWYEVLSVLHMMAMLRLSQANSLLLPKTSLEGYHTKVSEDNKRASVEIFLKASGFLECAIQHVLPRISPENRKGLPVDLSEGVLKAICMQALGQAIDVQLGLAIDSPKATLAVKRRLACEMVKCWQQAHESMADLPLIDSWGEKHRLFVKWKYIEAKAAAYYYHGLILDEGNTEKSRRMAVAALQSAEELLKESKDVAEAFHAAPPVSRSPPVCGSMKYLHDKIQKDSSCKVRINKDLYSNDSIHEGVPALPDFAVALKPEEYRLPAVTVDAANG, from the exons ATGGGGTGCTTCAATTCTAAGCCAAATGATGCTGTTGCGATCAGAAGAAGACCTGGTAACATAGGTGAGGTGGCTGTGTTTATACCTGGATTGCGAGTTCCTGAGAGCTTGGAGCTATCTCAGCCGCTAAGCGATGGTCTCCCGAGGAGGCTGGCTGAACGTTTGGCTGCGTTGAGGAGCCGAATAGTGGTCATGGCTGCTCATGAGGCACTGTCAGTGACCAGGCCCAGGAAGCGCACCTTCACACAGCATG GAGGATCTACATCAGCTGATCTTCTTCAGGCTTTGGAAGAATACTTGCCAGTTCTTCTAGGACTGGTGAAAGAGG GGAGCAACTTGGAAGATAAGATACAGTTTTCTTGGATGAACCAAGAGGATGATGCAGAG GAGACGGCATTGCCCAGTTCTTGGTATGAGGTGTTGTCGGTTTTGCACATGATGGCTATGCTGCGTTTATCTCAAGCAAATTCCCTGCTTCTTCCAAAGACGTCGCTTGAGGGATACCATACTAAAGTATCTGAAG ATAACAAACGAGCTTCTGTTGAAATATTTCTCAAGGCATCTGGGTTCTTGGAGTGTGCTATCCAACATGTTCTTCCTAGGATATCCCCAGAAAATAG GAAAGGTCTCCCTGTGGACTTATCTGAAGGAGTCCTGAAAGCGATCTGCATGCAAGCTCTTGGTCAA GCAATTGATGTCCAACTTGGGTTGGCAATTGACAGTCCAAAGGCTACCCTGGCAGTGAAAAGGAGGTTAGCATGTGAGATGGTCAAGTGCTGGCAGCAG GCACACGAAAGTATGGCGGATTTACCTCTAATTGATAGCTGGGGTGAGAAGCACAGGCTATTTGTGAAGTGGAAGTACATCGAAGCAAAA GCTGCCGCGTACTATTATCATGGTCTCATCCTTGACGAAGGCAACACGGAGAAATCCCGCAGGATGGCCGTTGCAGCTTTGCAATCTGCAGAGGAGTTGCTCAAGGAGAGCAAAGATGTAGCCGAAGCCTTCCATGCAGCACCTCCTGTTTCGAG AAGCCCTCCTGTTTGTGGATCGATGAAGTATCTTCATGACAAGATCCAGAAGGACTCGTCCTGCAAAGTTCGCATCAACAAGGACCTCTACAGCAACGACAG CATCCATGAGGGGGTGCCGGCACTGCCGGACTTCGCGGTGGCTCTGAAACCCGAGGAGTATCGGCTTCCTGCTGTCACAGTGGACGCGGCAAATGGCTAG
- the LOC120650642 gene encoding uncharacterized protein LOC120650642 isoform X2 — protein sequence MPRLLPPLAKTPLLGVPAFPRPPPPPRPLRIFIPAAVAGRGSAGENAAAASGTTARERRLVKVREERRRRDHDREHTYPGWARVLENACRDDDELRAILGDSIGNPELMKQRIQERVRKKGRAQFNKSKTGSIFAFKVSFRDFNPLNSFIWFELFGEPTDRDVDLLGGVIQAWYVMGRLGAYNSSNLQLANSMLDYNPSYDSDEASSVMPSSFHDISDVEFQDNWARVRVDLGTSDYLALDVLLNCLTQLSSEHLGIKQVVFGGKRMGDWEEGMTSSDYGYKHFKI from the exons ATGCCACGGCTACTCCCGCCGCTTGCTAAAACCCCTCTCCTCGGGGTCCCGGCgttcccgcggccgccgccaccacctcgtcCTCTCCGCATCTTCATACCCGCAGCCGTCGCGGGGAGAGGTAGTGCCGGGgagaacgcggcggcggcttccgggACGACGGCGAGGGAGCGCCGCTTGGTAAAGGTGCgggaggagcgccgccgccgcgaccacgACCGCGAGCACACCTACCCCGGATGGGCCAG GGTCCTGGAGAATGCCTGTAGGGATGACGACGAGCTCCGCGCCATTCTTGGTGATAGCATCGGGAACCCAGAGCTCATGAAGCAAAGG ATCCAGGAAAGGGTGCGCAAGAAAGGCAGGGCTCAATTCAATAAATCCAAGACAGGGTCCATTTTTGCTTTCAAAGTCAGCTTCCGAGA CTTCAACCCATTGAATTCATTCATTTGGTTTGAGCTCTTTGGAGAACCAACAGATCGAGATGTTGACCTGCTCGGCGGT GTAATTCAGGCTTGGTATGTAATGGGAAGGCTAGGAGCTTAtaattcttcaaatttgcag ctggccaactcaatgttGGACTACAATCCTTCATATGATTCTGACGAAGCTTCATCAGTAATGCCATCATCTTTCCATGATATCAGTGATGTTGAGTTCCAAGACAATTGGGCTAGGGTTCG GGTGGACCTTGGAACCTCAGATTACCTTGCACTGGATGTATTACTGAACTGCCTAACACAGTTGAGCTCAGA ACACTTGGGCATCAAACAAGTTGTTTTTGGCGGCAAAAGAATGGGCGACTGGGAAGAGGGCATGACAAGCTCTGATTATGGATACAAGCACTTCAAGATATAA